AGGAGCAAAGATCTGGACACTCTCTTTGTTTGCTACTTTAGTTGAGGTCAATATACATTGCCAATCCGTTGTGATTTTTCAGATCTGTCTGTGGCTCGGTCTTTTAACACGTTTGGAGATTATGGCTATTATCCTGACCTTAAAAACGTGGACTAATGATGTCCCTTCTCTTTATCATGCGATACAATTAAGAAAAGGTAAAACCATAAAACGAAATAAAATATTCAATGGATAATCTCTCTTTGGGCCTGCCTGCGACTGTCAGATGAATCGTATCGTGAATATCTGAATTTTAAATTAGAGAATTTGTAGTATTTTTTTCGAAATCAATCCCTCTTCTATATCAGATACTGACCTCCAGGACTATAATGCCATGGGCAGGAATAGTAAATTTTCGTTCTTTCCCGATCTTGCCAAGTGAACGGTGTAACCAAAGGTCACGAATATTACTGCCAGCATTCAACCCTAAAGATCTGGCAACCAATGTATAACCCACAGCGCTATCTCCACGATTCATTATAGCTATAGCTTTCTTCTTTTTATCTGACAGCAGTTTTTCCCAGATTTCCATATTACCTTCACGCAGGATACTTCTGGCCTGATAGAATCGCTTATCCTGATGGAGAGCGATTAGCTCTTTATTCGTCAGGATCTCTATCGTTTGTCTGGATATGGTACGCAGATCATTTCCCGCCATTAATGGTGAATTGAGCATACACCACATTGAAAAATGAGTTTTATCTTCTTCAAAACTCATTCCTCTTCCAACCTGCAACATGTCCATATCATTGTAGTGGCCTGGAGAAGCATACTTATACAGATCTCTGTTTAGGTCAATAATATGCAATACCGACCCGAAATTATTTCGTATGTCTTCAGAAATCCGCCAGGAATCTACCATCCGGATAGCCCATTCTCCCGGAAACTGCCAACGGCATAAGTTGAATCCGGCATCTGGCTTGACTGCTTTAACTGCACGAACAATTTTGGTATACTGTTCTTCTTGATTTAAGTTCATCTCCTTTCCCCCGCACCAGTCTACTTTAATAAAATCAAAATTCCACTCGCTGAAAAATAACTCTGCATCCTGCTTTTCATGTCCATACATCCCAACTCCTATTCCTTTGGTATCATTATCCCATATCGATCCACAGGTATTTTTTCCTCCTTCCGAATACAGACCGGCTTTTAAGCCTTTACTGTGTATATAATCTGCAACAGCTCCCATTCCATTTGGAAATTTTGTGCTATCGACAAAGAGTTTACCGTCTTTATCCCGTCCTCCGAAATATCCATCATCTACATTGATATAACGATAACCCGCTTCATACAAACCGGATGAGACTAATGCATCAGCCTGTTCCTTAATTAATTTTTCATCAATATGTATACGAAAGCTATTCCAGCTGCTCCATCCCATAATCGGAGCCTTTGCAGATTGCCCGTAACAGTTCTGACTTAGAAGTGGGAAGGTCAGCAATAAGGCCGAAAAAACACAAAATTTAAGTTTCATATTGTAATATAAACAACTTCAGATCAAAATTATAATTACAAAATACACTTAATGGAAATAAAATAAAATAAAGAAAATGCAATCACAACTATATTTCAAGTGAAATAAAATATCCTTAAAAAGTATATCCATGGTAAATCAGTTTTGGCGGGGACACCAACAGATGCAAACTCTATTGAGTCTCTAAACCTCTCTGCCCTTTGGGCATCTCTCCTTGAAAAGGAGAGAAATGTGATAACAGCACAGATGCTGTTATCATCGGGCAACCTTATCAACTCTATTAATCTTATAAACGCTATTAACCTTATAAACGCTATCAACGTCTTACTATACCTCTCTGCCCTTCGGGCATCTCTCCTTGAAAAGGAGAGAAATATGATAACAGCACAGATGCTGTTATCATCGGGCAACCTTATCAACTCTATTAATCTTATAAACGCTATTAACTTCGACTATCAACCTCTCTGCCCTTCGGGCATCTCTCCTTGAAAAGGAGAGAAATGTGATAACAGCACAGATGCTGTTATCATCGGGCAACCTTATCAACTCTATTAATCTTATAAACGCTATTAACCTTATAAACGCTATCAACGTCTTACTATACCTCTCTGCCCTTCGGGCATCTCTCCTTGAAAAGGAGAGAAATATGATAAGAGCACAAATGCTGAAATCACCCTGTAACGCTATCAACCTTATAAACGCTATCAACTTCGACTATCAACCTCTCTGCCCTTCGGGCATCTCTCCTTGAAAAGGGGAGAAATATGATAAGAGCACAGATACAAGAATCACACTATAACCCTCTAACCTTATCTCTTCTTAACCCTATCAACTCAACAACACCCTCATATACAAGCACAAAACATCAACAAATAGCTTCATTATCTAGGTTAAAATTGTAGAGATACATCCACACCACCTGTTTCAATCACTGTAAAAACGATGTTTTTGAGATTTGACTATAGAAAAACATATATGGCAGTACTACAATTTTAACCGGGGAAACATAATTTTGTCATTAATCACAACACACTAACTTGATATAATTTATACAACAGATGTACACTGTCAAGAAAGAGATTTTTTCGAATTAATAAACATAATTACATTAAAAAATGAGGATAGTAAGTTTACTTTTTATTGCACTATGCATCTCCATGACCGGATATGGTCAGCAGGGTATCCGAAAAGATACAACTGTAGTTGTTGACAACAATAAGTACAAAGTTATCAGCAATACATTCTGGAGCAATTGGTTTCTCGGTGCCGGAGCAGGTGCTCAGGTTTATTTCGGAGATCATAACAAACAGGCTCCCTTTTCGGACAATCTCACACCACACTTTGGGTTGCATCTTGGAAAATGGTTTTCACCCGGACTGGGATTACGTCTGGGAGCCGGTGGTTATCAGATCAAAGGACTCACCCAAAACGGGAGCCATTCTACCGGCGAAGTATTTGATGCATCCAAATCACTTAGCAGACAAAAATTTAATTTTTACCATGTATATGGAGATATGTTGTTCAATCTGTCCAACCTGTTTGGCGGATATAGTGCAACCCGTTTCTATACTATAAGTCCCTATATAGGTGCCGGATGGATGTTCACCAATAATGTGCCAAAGCAGCGTGAAGTAAGTGCCAATCTGGGTTTTTATAATACATTCAGACTTGCTGAAGCATTGGATCTGACTCTGGACATACGCGGTAGTATGGTCAATGACCGCTTTGATGGTGAAGTAGGCGGGCGTAAAGAAGAAGGAGCACTAAGCACCATGATAGGACTGACTTACAAATTCAAAAAACGAGGCTGGGACAGAAACAAAACTATTGTCATCAGCTACGACGAAGAGGAGCTGAATGCCCTTCGTCGTAAGGTAAATGAACTGGCGGCCAGTAATGAGGCCCTCAGCAGACAACTTGCAGAAGCCGGTGGCAAGAGCATGACTAATGTAGTAGTGAATAAAAAAGTACTGGCTGCTCCTATTCTGGTGACCTTCCCTATCGGAAGCAGCGCTGTATCAAATGAAACCCGCGTCAATCTGGGGTTCTTTGCTAAAGTGATCAAAGACGGAGACCAGGATGAGGTGTACCGTATCACCGGATATGCCGATAAAGGAACAGGAACCGCCGAAATCAATCAGCGTCTGAGTATCGCGCGTGCCGAAGCGATAAAAAGTGTATTGGTCAATGAATTTGGCGTGCCTGCAAGACAACTGACTACAGTCGCAGCGGGAGGCGTAGATAATATGTACTACAATGATCCTCGTCTGAGCCGTGCCGTGATTGCTTTTGCTGAATAAAAATAGAAATCCTAAGTCAAAACACTATAAAAAATCATTGGATTATGAATAAAAATAAAAAAAGTAAAACAAACTATGTCGCTCCTACAGTGCATACCCGCACGATAGAACTGGAGCAAGGTATAGCCGCATCGTCCGCAAAGCTGGTGCCTGGAGGAACAGGAACCAATTCGGCCAATCCCCAGGTAGAGGACTGGACTACAGAAACACAAAGTCAGGATTTAACATTTTAATCCGTTGCCATTTTTTAATTAATGTCAAACACATGAAAACAATACATACTAAGAAAACAATGATATGGACACAGTTGATCCTATGTGGTCTGCTGACCCTGAGCAGTTGTTCTAAAAAAGAAACAGAAAAACAGATCCCACCGGATCAGGTCACGCAATTATCATTTGCGGTGAATGGAATTGCAGAAGCTTCGGATGCAGGTGCTGCTACATCAAGCAGGTCTGCGGTACCGGTATCCAATACAGCCCGTGAAAGTCAGCTGCTGGATCTGGGTGGTATTAATGCAATGATATCAGTGACATCCGGCCCGATCAAGGCACAGGAGATATCGACGAATAATAGCAAACAGCGAGCAGCTAATATGACTAACGGGTACAAGTACAGAGTGGTGGTACTGGATGCTGCAACAGGTGCAGTAGTAGGCTCGGTAGAGGCGATAGCATCATCCACCGGACAACAAACAGAAGCAGCCAAAATCGATGTTGTAAAAGGAGGCAGCTACAAATGGTATGCCTATTCGTACAACGAAGCTGCGACTGTAACTCCACTACTTAACGAGGCCAATCCTATATTTACGCCTTCCTATGACAAGGACCTGCTGATCGCAAATGGAACGGTGTTGGTTCCGGGTACTGCTGGTAGCGGACCTAATACGGAGACACAGGTACCTATTACGTTCAAGCATGCACTGGCCAAGGTAACGGTACGCTTTGATGCCAGCTCAAGAAGCGATGCTATTTCGGCATTAAATGCTACACTCGGATCAGCTACGTATTTTAATAAAGGTACAGTATCGCTGAATACGACAGATGGTACACTGACATACACTATAACAGGGCAGCACAATGTATCAAGTATTAATGTTACTCTCCCAGGTACCATTGCATCCGCGTCGTATTATACAATCCCTGTCACACCAACAGCGACTGCAATTCCTTCTTTTAAAGTCAATGTAGCCAGTCTTACCGTAGGACCATTAAGTACTACAAACAAAACAGTGGATTTTACAAATACTATTTTACCTGTAGCCGGTAAAGAGGAAATTGCGAATATCAATATTCTGGATGTCACTCCGATAGGTACTACCTACTGGGCCACCGGAAATCTGTATTATGAAAATAACACCTACAAGATAAGAGATGAGGACGTAATACCAAGGCCAATACAAAGTATTAGTCAGTATATCAAAACAGATGGCTGGAACTGGATGGCTAACTTACCATATCCAAATGTTTTTGATCAAAATAATTTGATAGATCCTTGTAAAAAAGTACTTCCTTTAAATACCTGGCGTATGCCAAGAAGGACTGAGTTCGAAGCTTTACTACCTTTGGCTAATTCTTCTGATACATACGAAGAAAAACAGAGTTTTATACCAACGGCAGCTACTATTGGATATAACAGGTTTCGTCAGAATGCAAACAGCAAGTGGGTACAATTTAATTTCGATGGAAATCAAATAGCTATTGGGGGGACTACAGGTAATTACTGGACTACAGATAACACTAAGTTAGGTAACTCTTATTTCCGGGCAGCTGCTCTATATGTGGTTCATAACTCAGATCCAACTGTACCTGATCAGCTACTCAGCGGTATGTATTACAACATCCGTTGTGTACTTAACAGGTAGCTGAGCTATATAAACAACGAACAACACACTACACTATTTATACAATCGGCCGGAATCAATATAAAATTGATTCCGGTTTTTTTATAGCTATTGCCCCTCGTTAGCGCACGCCTGTGACGTGTGCTATAAATACAATAAAGGTATACACGGCACGCGTGCAACAACAGATAAAAAACTATCCTCTTGTTTTTAAACAGAAGGATAGTTCGTATATGTTATATAAGCAGTTGGCGGGGACGCCAACTGACGCTTTCAACCTCTCTAACCTTATCCCTTTTTAACCCTATCAACTCTATAAACCTTATAAACTTACACAATCAACCTCTCTGCCCTTCGGGCATCTCTCCCTGAAAGGAGAGAGTTATTATAAGAACATAGAAACGAGAATCACAGTATACACCCTAACCTTATCACTTCTTAACCCTGTTATCAACTCTATAAACCTTATCAACTTACACAATCAACCTCTCTGCCCTTCGGGCATCTCTCCTTGAAAAGGAGAGAATTATTATAAGAACATAGAAACGAGAATCACAGTATACCCCCTAACCTTATCACTTCTTAACCCTATCAACTCTATAAACCTTATCAACTTACACAATCAACCTCTCTGCCCTTCGGGCATCTCTCCCTGAAAGGAGAGAGTTATTATAAGAACACCTATCAATCTCGCTAGGGCACGCCTGTGGCGTGTGCTTTAAACAATTATAACAAGATGTAAAGGTACACGCGGCACGCGTGCAGCAGCAGATAAAAAACTGTCCTCTTGTTTTTAAACAAAAGGACAGTCGTATATGTTACATAAACAGTTGGCGGGGACGCCAACTGACGCTTTAAACCTCTCTAACCTTATCACTTCTTCACCCTATCAACTCTATAAACCTTATCAACTTACACAATCAACTTCTGATCTTCTTCCAAAACAGAGAGAGCTTATTGCTTTTCTTTTGATCGCCATATCCGTAGCCGTAGCCATAACCGTAACCATAGCCATATCCTCTTCTTCCGTGTTTTAATCCGTTCAGAATGATGGACATATTAGACAGTTTACCTTCATTACGTATTTTCTCAATATCCGGTAATTGTCTTCTGTCCATTTTACCTGCCCGTATCATAAATATGGTCAGATCCGAAATCCGGTTGACAATACTGGCATCGGCCACCAGTCCGGCTGGCACACCATCCACGACTATGTAGTCATACCTGTTTCGGAGTTCGGCCACCAGATCATCTAAGCGCTTGCTCAACAACAATTCTACGGGATTGGGAGCGACGATACCGATAGGTATAATATCGATATTGTCCGCTATTCCGCTTTTACAGATGGTATCATCTATGGAAACATTACTATTGGACAGGTAATGACTTGCTCCCAATGTATTTTTTATATGGAGTCGGGAACTGATTGTTCCTTTACGCAGATCCAGATCTAATATTAATATCTTTTTGTCCAGAAAAGACAAGGTAGCGGCCAGATGGAGTGCAGTAAATGTTTTACCGGCACCGATACTAAAGGAGGTAAACGTAATCACCTGAGGGGGCTTACCGTTTGCCGCCATAAAGCCGATATTAGTTCTGATGATACGGAATGCTTCCGTAAGCACATCGCGTCCCGTCTTACTGACCAGTATAGCATTATCATCAGATTTGATCTTTCCGGCCTGCGGTATCTCTCCGAGAAAAGGAATATCCAGAACACTTTCAATATCCTGTCTGCCACTTACTCCGGTATTGAATATCAACATAAACAACAGTACGGCTGCAGGCAGCACCATACCTATTCCGACACCGGTCATTACTTTCTTGAAACGTACAGGATAGACTGGTGTGTCCGGACCATATGCCGGATCAATAATACGAATATTATCATCCGTCATGGCTTTGTTCAATGCGTTCTCCTCCCGCTTATTGAGCAGAAACACATACAATTCTTCTTTTACTTTCTGTTGTCTTTCTATCGAAAGCATGATTCTCTGTTTCTGTGGAATCTGTATTACT
The Sphingobacterium spiritivorum genome window above contains:
- a CDS encoding glycoside hydrolase family 27 protein, encoding MKLKFCVFSALLLTFPLLSQNCYGQSAKAPIMGWSSWNSFRIHIDEKLIKEQADALVSSGLYEAGYRYINVDDGYFGGRDKDGKLFVDSTKFPNGMGAVADYIHSKGLKAGLYSEGGKNTCGSIWDNDTKGIGVGMYGHEKQDAELFFSEWNFDFIKVDWCGGKEMNLNQEEQYTKIVRAVKAVKPDAGFNLCRWQFPGEWAIRMVDSWRISEDIRNNFGSVLHIIDLNRDLYKYASPGHYNDMDMLQVGRGMSFEEDKTHFSMWCMLNSPLMAGNDLRTISRQTIEILTNKELIALHQDKRFYQARSILREGNMEIWEKLLSDKKKKAIAIMNRGDSAVGYTLVARSLGLNAGSNIRDLWLHRSLGKIGKERKFTIPAHGIIVLEVSI
- a CDS encoding OmpA family protein → MRIVSLLFIALCISMTGYGQQGIRKDTTVVVDNNKYKVISNTFWSNWFLGAGAGAQVYFGDHNKQAPFSDNLTPHFGLHLGKWFSPGLGLRLGAGGYQIKGLTQNGSHSTGEVFDASKSLSRQKFNFYHVYGDMLFNLSNLFGGYSATRFYTISPYIGAGWMFTNNVPKQREVSANLGFYNTFRLAEALDLTLDIRGSMVNDRFDGEVGGRKEEGALSTMIGLTYKFKKRGWDRNKTIVISYDEEELNALRRKVNELAASNEALSRQLAEAGGKSMTNVVVNKKVLAAPILVTFPIGSSAVSNETRVNLGFFAKVIKDGDQDEVYRITGYADKGTGTAEINQRLSIARAEAIKSVLVNEFGVPARQLTTVAAGGVDNMYYNDPRLSRAVIAFAE
- a CDS encoding fimbrillin family protein — translated: MKTIHTKKTMIWTQLILCGLLTLSSCSKKETEKQIPPDQVTQLSFAVNGIAEASDAGAATSSRSAVPVSNTARESQLLDLGGINAMISVTSGPIKAQEISTNNSKQRAANMTNGYKYRVVVLDAATGAVVGSVEAIASSTGQQTEAAKIDVVKGGSYKWYAYSYNEAATVTPLLNEANPIFTPSYDKDLLIANGTVLVPGTAGSGPNTETQVPITFKHALAKVTVRFDASSRSDAISALNATLGSATYFNKGTVSLNTTDGTLTYTITGQHNVSSINVTLPGTIASASYYTIPVTPTATAIPSFKVNVASLTVGPLSTTNKTVDFTNTILPVAGKEEIANINILDVTPIGTTYWATGNLYYENNTYKIRDEDVIPRPIQSISQYIKTDGWNWMANLPYPNVFDQNNLIDPCKKVLPLNTWRMPRRTEFEALLPLANSSDTYEEKQSFIPTAATIGYNRFRQNANSKWVQFNFDGNQIAIGGTTGNYWTTDNTKLGNSYFRAAALYVVHNSDPTVPDQLLSGMYYNIRCVLNR